The Desulfovibrio fairfieldensis sequence CCATTCCAGATCGCCCCTGATCAGCGCGCCGTGCTGTTGCAGGGCGAAATACTTGTAGACCCGGCGAATATCCTCATGCTCCACGGGCACGCGCTCGATCTGGCCCGGCACGACATGGTGCTTGGGCAGTTGGGTGTCCCTGATGGAAAAGGTCATCTTGTCCGCCACGATCTCCCAGCCCTGCTTGCGGTAAAAGGGGATGGAGTACGGGCAGAGAAAGGAAATATACTGCTGCTCCCGGCGCATGTGCTCCAGGCTTTTCTTGATCAGGGAATGCACCAGGCCACGGCCCGTATACTCCGGGTAGGTGGCCACGCCGGTGACGCCGCCCATCTTGCAGATCCGGTCCCGGATGTTGACTTCCATGGAATAGACCACGATCTGCGAAGCCAGATGTCCCTTGTAGAACCAGCCCAGCACGTAGGAGGCGTCGAAAATCGGCTTTTTGGACTGCTTCATCTCCTTGTCCGACCAGCCGATCCGCGACATTTCATAAGAACTGACCTGAAAAGCATAGCGCAGCAGGGCTTCAAATTCCTCGAAGTCGTCGGCATCCAGTTTTTTGAATTCAAACTGCTCGTTGTTTTTCATCCGGATGTACTCCTTGCGCCTTGCCGCCATGCCGGGCAACCCGCGCGCGTCCCGTTATGCGTCACAGGCTCCGTCCAGGGAGCAGGCCCCGCCCGAGGCGAAACCGTCGCTGTTGCCGCTCAGCGCCGCCGCCAGCCGGGCGGACACCGAGGCGTAGGAGGCATAGCCCCGAGCCAGCAGGCGGCGCTCGTCGCCTTTCACCAGATAGAGCGTGGGATAGAGCTTGAACTCGCCCATCAGGGCGGCGGCTTCGCGCGTTTCTTTTCCGGCTTCTTCCCGCACGGCGGGATCGGCCAGGGCGCGCTCCAATCGGATGGGGTCCACCTGCCAGCGGGTCGCCATTTCCTCGCGCACCTCGGCGGAAAACACGTCCCGGCCCGCGCCGTAGAGGATCTGCTGCAAGATCTCTATCTGGGCCAGCTCATGCCCCGGCGCAAGCCGCTTCAGGGCCGCCAGCAGCACTGCCAT is a genomic window containing:
- a CDS encoding DsbA family protein — encoded protein: MPHFLYLSDVFCPWCYGFAPVMQRLAAEHPELPARVLGGDLMDEPTTLAEMKAHSPNIRDFFIRLAKTTARPVDGFLATLDAERPLRMYSPDMAVLLAALKRLAPGHELAQIEILQQILYGAGRDVFSAEVREEMATRWQVDPIRLERALADPAVREEAGKETREAAALMGEFKLYPTLYLVKGDERRLLARGYASYASVSARLAAALSGNSDGFASGGACSLDGACDA